In Deltaproteobacteria bacterium, one DNA window encodes the following:
- a CDS encoding TIGR03619 family F420-dependent LLM class oxidoreductase, whose amino-acid sequence MLGGFVTKFGVFLPVSGRAASRNTLRQAAQQAEALAYDSVWAADRLVIPWKIGTTYPYSKEATFIVPPDRPFFDTMTCLAFLAGCTETIQLGMSVMVLPYRHPLHWSRIATTIDQLSTGRLILGVGVGWMEEEFAAMNAPFKERGKVSDEQLTLLKQLWSDEHITFHGKYYNVDDIAFLPKPYQKPRLPIWVGGEGKYAQRRAGQYGDAWFPYFVKVTPEQLAAGYENVRAQAKNAGRNPDEVQLACCLPVELTPSDGPPITDYLKGSIRQVTARLKEFIAVGCIHIGLQFMIPHYPERKEQIERFAKEALAELKAS is encoded by the coding sequence TTGCTCGGAGGATTCGTGACCAAGTTCGGTGTATTCTTACCCGTCTCCGGCCGCGCCGCTAGTCGCAATACGTTGCGGCAAGCGGCGCAACAAGCCGAGGCATTGGCCTACGATTCGGTTTGGGCCGCTGACCGTTTGGTGATCCCGTGGAAGATCGGCACGACCTATCCCTACAGCAAGGAAGCGACCTTCATCGTCCCGCCCGACCGGCCGTTCTTCGACACCATGACTTGTCTGGCGTTCTTGGCCGGCTGCACGGAGACCATTCAACTTGGCATGAGCGTCATGGTGCTGCCCTACCGCCATCCGCTGCACTGGTCGCGCATCGCGACGACCATCGATCAATTATCCACCGGCCGATTGATTCTCGGTGTCGGCGTCGGCTGGATGGAAGAAGAGTTCGCCGCCATGAACGCGCCTTTCAAAGAGCGCGGCAAAGTTTCCGACGAGCAGTTGACGCTGCTCAAACAATTGTGGAGCGATGAGCACATCACGTTTCACGGCAAGTATTACAACGTCGACGATATCGCATTTTTGCCCAAGCCATATCAAAAGCCGCGGCTACCGATCTGGGTCGGCGGCGAAGGCAAATACGCCCAGCGCCGCGCCGGCCAATACGGCGACGCTTGGTTCCCCTACTTCGTCAAAGTCACGCCGGAGCAATTGGCCGCGGGATATGAGAATGTCCGCGCCCAAGCGAAAAACGCCGGGCGCAATCCGGATGAAGTTCAACTCGCCTGTTGCTTGCCGGTGGAACTCACGCCCAGCGACGGCCCGCCCATCACCGACTATCTCAAAGGCAGCATCCGACAGGTCACGGCACGGCTGAAAGAATTCATCGCCGTCGGCTGCATTCACATCGGACTACAATTCATGATCCCGCACTATCCCGAGCGCAAGGAACAGATCGAAAGATTCGCCAAGGAAGCGCTAGCGGAGCTGAAGGCGTCATGA